Proteins encoded together in one Hymenobacter monticola window:
- a CDS encoding TerB family tellurite resistance protein: MDTQLLQNYSEQEKTAYLSAIASLATADRQASQAEGQFLQALCQQAGLSESSTQQVAAAAQNASNEGIQQNLDALKSSDLRFSLVTDLISFARADGSYANDEEAMISKMAQYLGINPEQKQALETVVDQAATVAHDPQDPAKQGFFDRIGDKLSNVGIPKTALMTGLLGVVAPMVISRVMSGGSHNQGYGNQGGGGLLGGLGGGGSLGGLLGGAASTGLGGMLGGLLGGGMLGGLMGGGNQAANYPQQGSAIGNGGLGSMMSILGGLGGRPNSQPASAGGSGLGGLLGSSSLGGMLGGLFGGR, encoded by the coding sequence ATGGACACCCAACTCCTTCAAAACTACTCCGAGCAAGAGAAAACGGCTTACCTGAGCGCCATTGCCAGCCTCGCCACCGCCGACCGCCAGGCCTCCCAAGCCGAAGGCCAGTTCCTACAGGCCCTGTGCCAGCAAGCGGGCCTCTCCGAAAGCTCGACCCAGCAGGTGGCCGCCGCGGCCCAAAACGCCAGCAATGAAGGCATCCAGCAAAACCTTGACGCGCTGAAAAGCAGCGACCTGCGCTTCTCCCTCGTCACCGACCTCATCAGCTTCGCCCGCGCCGACGGCTCCTACGCCAACGACGAAGAGGCTATGATAAGCAAAATGGCCCAGTACCTCGGCATCAACCCCGAGCAAAAACAGGCGTTGGAAACCGTGGTGGACCAAGCCGCCACCGTGGCCCACGACCCGCAGGACCCCGCCAAGCAAGGGTTCTTCGACCGCATTGGCGACAAGCTCTCCAACGTGGGCATCCCCAAAACTGCCCTGATGACCGGCCTGCTCGGGGTGGTAGCCCCCATGGTGATTTCGCGCGTGATGAGCGGCGGCAGTCATAACCAAGGCTACGGCAACCAGGGCGGCGGTGGACTGCTGGGTGGCCTGGGTGGCGGTGGCAGCCTGGGCGGCCTGCTGGGCGGCGCGGCAAGCACCGGGCTGGGCGGTATGCTCGGCGGCCTGCTTGGCGGCGGCATGCTCGGCGGCCTGATGGGCGGTGGCAACCAGGCCGCCAACTATCCGCAGCAGGGCTCGGCCATCGGCAACGGCGGCCTGGGCTCGATGATGTCCATCCTCGGCGGCCTGGGCGGGCGCCCCAACTCGCAGCCGGCCAGCGCGGGCGGCAGCGGCCTGGGTGGCCTGCTGGGCAGCAGCAGCCTGGGCGGCATGCTCGGCGGCCTGTTTGGCGGGCGCTAG
- a CDS encoding 2-C-methyl-D-erythritol 4-phosphate cytidylyltransferase: MKTPTLPRQAPGLPSAQAPRLAILVAGGSGTRMGADRPKQFLLLRGEPVLLHTLRRFAEPALGVREIVLVLPADQIDTWQALCAQFSIDISHRLVTGGATRWASVKAGLAALKDYPEGLVAVHDGVRPLVSRQVVERTYAAAATHAAAAAAVMPKDSVRLVSQHGSAAQNRSRLRLMQTPQTFEIDLLRRAYVMPELASFTDDATVVDDLCRVQLVDGDYRNLKITTPEDLVVAEALLAAAL; the protein is encoded by the coding sequence ATGAAAACCCCTACCCTTCCCCGCCAGGCCCCCGGGCTTCCCAGCGCCCAGGCACCCCGGCTCGCCATTCTGGTAGCCGGCGGCAGCGGCACGCGCATGGGCGCCGACCGGCCCAAGCAGTTTCTGCTGCTGCGCGGCGAGCCCGTGTTGCTGCACACGCTGCGTCGCTTTGCCGAGCCGGCGCTGGGCGTGCGGGAAATTGTGCTGGTGCTGCCGGCCGACCAGATTGATACCTGGCAGGCGCTGTGCGCGCAGTTCAGCATTGATATTTCGCACCGGCTGGTGACGGGCGGCGCCACGCGCTGGGCTTCGGTGAAGGCCGGCCTAGCAGCGCTGAAGGACTATCCGGAGGGCCTAGTGGCCGTGCACGACGGCGTGCGCCCGCTGGTGTCGCGCCAGGTGGTGGAGCGCACCTACGCCGCCGCTGCCACGCACGCCGCCGCCGCCGCCGCCGTGATGCCGAAGGACTCGGTGCGGCTGGTGTCGCAGCACGGCTCCGCGGCCCAGAACCGCAGCCGCCTGCGCCTGATGCAAACGCCCCAGACGTTTGAAATCGACCTGCTGCGCCGCGCCTATGTCATGCCGGAGCTGGCCTCCTTCACCGACGACGCCACGGTGGTGGACGACCTGTGCCGCGTGCAGCTGGTGGATGGCGACTACCGCAACCTGAAAATCACGACGCCGGAGGATTTGGTGGTGGCGGAGGCGCTGCTAGCAGCCGCACTGTAG
- a CDS encoding mechanosensitive ion channel family protein, whose translation MALPPFLNHEILGNSIGQYLLAGFILLVGAALRRLMSRLLSAILFRLTKRYTAGVTEQELHDLLIQPLSVLLLLATLYLAFGVLRYPMPPDAVPGIEPWPKVALLRVFLLGIILTITWVVLRLVDFALLVVQRRNELRQTATATRLDSQFLPFAKDLLKVLVIIIGVLVVLGEVFSVNVTALIGGLGIGGLAVAFAAKESLENLIASFTIFLDQPFGVGDLVTAGDVSGTVEKIGFRSTRLRTAEKSYVTVPNKSMIDKPLDNLSLRTSRRVGFTLIFDQKTTSVQLHAIIADSIKAMQAHPLVTQDVQMKFNALTPAGREVTVQYFVDTTSYDEYLDVKEDLNYRLVEMVEQHGGVFAGTPVVAPPAKP comes from the coding sequence ATGGCGCTTCCTCCCTTTCTGAATCACGAAATTCTAGGCAATTCCATTGGCCAGTACCTGCTGGCCGGGTTTATTCTATTAGTGGGCGCGGCCTTGCGGCGGCTGATGTCGCGGCTGCTGAGTGCCATTCTGTTTCGCCTCACCAAGCGCTACACGGCCGGCGTGACCGAACAGGAGCTGCACGATTTGCTGATTCAGCCGCTGTCGGTGCTGCTGTTGCTGGCCACCCTGTACCTGGCGTTTGGGGTGCTGCGCTACCCGATGCCGCCCGACGCGGTGCCCGGCATCGAGCCCTGGCCCAAGGTGGCACTGCTGCGGGTGTTTCTGCTGGGCATCATCCTCACCATTACCTGGGTGGTGCTGCGGCTGGTCGATTTTGCCCTGCTGGTGGTGCAGCGCCGCAACGAGCTGCGCCAAACCGCCACCGCCACCCGGCTCGACAGTCAGTTTCTGCCCTTCGCCAAGGATTTGCTGAAGGTGCTGGTCATCATCATCGGCGTGCTGGTGGTGCTGGGCGAAGTGTTCAGCGTGAACGTGACGGCCCTAATTGGCGGCCTCGGCATCGGCGGTTTGGCCGTGGCCTTCGCCGCTAAGGAAAGCCTCGAAAACCTCATTGCTTCCTTCACCATCTTCCTCGACCAGCCCTTTGGCGTGGGCGACTTGGTGACAGCCGGCGACGTGAGCGGCACCGTGGAGAAAATTGGTTTCCGCAGCACCCGCCTGCGCACCGCCGAGAAAAGCTACGTCACCGTGCCCAACAAAAGCATGATTGACAAGCCCCTGGATAACCTCTCGCTGCGCACCTCGCGCCGCGTGGGCTTCACCCTCATTTTCGACCAGAAAACCACCAGTGTCCAGTTGCACGCCATCATCGCCGACTCAATAAAGGCCATGCAGGCCCACCCGCTGGTGACGCAGGACGTGCAGATGAAATTCAATGCCCTCACACCTGCCGGCCGCGAAGTCACCGTGCAGTACTTCGTCGACACCACGAGCTACGACGAATACCTCGACGTGAAAGAAGACCTCAACTACCGCCTCGTGGAAATGGTGGAGCAGCACGGCGGCGTGTTTGCCGGCACGCCGGTGGTAGCACCGCCCGCCAAACCCTGA
- the queA gene encoding tRNA preQ1(34) S-adenosylmethionine ribosyltransferase-isomerase QueA: MKLHEFKFELPEELVAMHPARNRDESRLMVVHRATGQIEHRNFKDILDYFDEGDVLVFNDTKVFPARLYGNKEKTGAKIEVFLLRELNKELRLWDVLVDPARKIRVGNKLYFGESDMVAEVIDNTTSRGRTIKFLFDGTDEEFRKALYELGETPIPKEVINRETEAADKERYQTIYAEHIGAVAAPSAGLHFTREVMKRMEIKGVEPAFVTLHVGLGTFRTVDVEDLTKHKMDSENFIVTAPACEVVNKALDTKKKVCAVGTTTIRAMEASVSANARMKPTQGWIDRFIFPPHDFKIANCMLTNFHMPESTLIMLASAFAGYPLLMEAYKEAIKEKYKFFSYGDAMLIL, encoded by the coding sequence ATGAAATTGCATGAGTTCAAATTTGAACTCCCCGAGGAGCTGGTGGCCATGCACCCGGCCCGCAACCGCGACGAAAGCCGCCTGATGGTGGTGCACCGCGCCACCGGCCAGATTGAGCACCGCAACTTCAAAGATATTCTCGATTATTTTGACGAAGGCGACGTGTTGGTGTTCAACGACACGAAGGTATTCCCCGCCCGCCTCTACGGCAACAAAGAAAAAACCGGCGCTAAAATCGAAGTGTTCCTGCTGCGCGAGCTGAACAAGGAGCTGCGCCTGTGGGACGTGCTGGTGGACCCCGCCCGCAAAATCCGCGTGGGCAACAAGCTGTACTTCGGCGAGTCGGACATGGTGGCCGAGGTGATTGACAACACCACGTCGCGCGGCCGCACCATCAAGTTCCTGTTCGATGGCACCGACGAGGAGTTCCGTAAGGCGCTCTACGAGCTGGGCGAAACCCCGATTCCGAAGGAGGTTATCAACCGCGAAACCGAAGCGGCCGACAAGGAGCGCTACCAGACCATCTACGCCGAGCACATTGGCGCGGTGGCGGCCCCATCGGCCGGCCTGCACTTCACCCGCGAGGTGATGAAGCGCATGGAAATCAAGGGCGTGGAGCCGGCGTTTGTGACGCTGCACGTGGGCCTGGGCACCTTCCGCACGGTGGACGTGGAAGACCTGACCAAGCACAAGATGGACTCGGAAAACTTCATTGTGACGGCCCCGGCCTGCGAAGTGGTGAACAAGGCCCTCGACACCAAGAAGAAGGTGTGCGCCGTGGGCACCACCACCATCCGCGCCATGGAAGCGTCGGTGTCGGCCAATGCCCGCATGAAGCCCACGCAGGGCTGGATTGACCGGTTCATCTTCCCGCCCCACGATTTCAAAATCGCCAACTGCATGCTCACCAACTTCCACATGCCGGAGAGCACGCTCATCATGCTGGCGTCGGCCTTCGCCGGCTACCCGCTGCTGATGGAAGCCTACAAGGAAGCCATCAAGGAGAAGTATAAGTTCTTCAGCTACGGCGACGCCATGCTGATTCTGTAA
- a CDS encoding ABC transporter permease, which produces MLTLRLVFESFRFALDALKANLLRTILSLLGVTVGIFSIIAVFTVVDSLETNIRSSLDFVGDKIIYVQKWPFIFSPDSPWWKYFNRPNPTPREFQQLRRQLGPNNKGVAMFAASGSNTFKAGSNSVADCALQGVTYDFRTVRNVPLKEGRYFTTQEMDAGRPVAIIGAIIAENLFPNGNALGKEFKVRGRTFTVIGVMEKEGKKLLTIASNDDNCIIPFPLFAKLFSVSTSGYGNGPSTSIAVKGRDEDAGLLDLEYELQGVMRNIRGLKPREEDNFALNRPEMIASMIGTLFSRIGVIGAVIGGLATLVGGFGIANIMFVSVRERTNIIGIQKSLGAKNFFILFQFLFEAICLCLIGGGAGLFLVWLVTTIPQDALPLTMTTARIALGLLISVAIGVIAGIVPAAVAANLDPVIAIRAK; this is translated from the coding sequence ATGCTCACGCTTCGTCTCGTCTTCGAAAGCTTTCGCTTCGCCCTCGACGCCCTCAAGGCCAATTTGTTGCGCACCATTCTGTCGCTGCTGGGCGTCACGGTGGGCATTTTTTCCATCATCGCCGTCTTCACCGTCGTCGATTCGCTGGAAACCAACATTCGCAGCAGCCTCGATTTTGTGGGCGACAAAATCATTTACGTCCAGAAATGGCCGTTCATTTTCTCGCCCGACTCGCCTTGGTGGAAATACTTCAACCGCCCCAACCCCACGCCGCGCGAGTTTCAGCAGCTGCGCCGTCAGCTTGGGCCGAATAACAAAGGTGTGGCCATGTTTGCCGCCAGCGGCAGCAACACCTTCAAAGCCGGCTCCAACTCGGTGGCTGACTGTGCACTGCAGGGCGTGACCTACGATTTCCGCACGGTGCGCAACGTGCCCCTCAAGGAAGGCCGCTATTTCACTACTCAGGAGATGGACGCGGGTCGGCCGGTGGCCATCATCGGCGCCATCATTGCCGAAAACCTGTTTCCCAACGGCAATGCCCTGGGCAAGGAGTTTAAGGTGCGCGGCCGCACGTTCACCGTCATCGGCGTGATGGAGAAAGAGGGCAAAAAGCTGCTCACCATTGCCAGCAACGACGACAACTGCATCATTCCCTTCCCGCTGTTCGCCAAGCTGTTCAGCGTGAGTACTTCCGGCTACGGTAACGGCCCGAGCACGTCCATCGCCGTGAAAGGCCGCGACGAGGACGCGGGCCTGCTCGATTTGGAATATGAACTGCAGGGCGTGATGCGCAACATCCGCGGCCTCAAGCCTCGGGAGGAAGACAACTTCGCCCTGAACCGACCCGAAATGATTGCCTCGATGATTGGCACGCTGTTCAGCCGCATCGGTGTCATCGGGGCCGTGATTGGCGGGCTGGCCACGCTGGTGGGCGGCTTCGGCATTGCCAACATCATGTTTGTGTCGGTGCGCGAGCGAACCAATATCATTGGTATTCAGAAGTCGTTGGGGGCCAAGAACTTCTTCATCCTTTTTCAGTTCCTGTTCGAGGCCATCTGCCTGTGCCTCATTGGCGGCGGGGCCGGCCTTTTCCTGGTCTGGCTCGTGACAACGATTCCGCAGGACGCTCTGCCGCTCACCATGACCACGGCCCGCATTGCGCTGGGCTTGCTCATTTCAGTGGCCATCGGCGTCATTGCCGGCATTGTGCCCGCGGCCGTGGCGGCCAACCTGGACCCGGTAATTGCCATTCGGGCGAAGTAG
- a CDS encoding enoyl-CoA hydratase-related protein: MQYTSLLYDVRPDGVATITLNRPEVFNAFNDPMSYELQDALKQVARDAAVRAVVLTGAGRAFCSGQDLKAAQEAAAAEGKPRSFYDSLHQRYNPIIRAMRGLPKPIIGRLNGVAAGAGCSLALACDAIVASSDASLIEVFINIGLVPDSGSSWFLPRLVGTLKAFELCSLGSKVPADEALRLGLVNQVVAPEQLDEATYALAARYASAPTKSIGLIKQMLNKAGAATLDEMLDYEAHCQQIAGESADYQEGVKAFSEKRKPAFTGN, from the coding sequence ATGCAATACACCAGCCTGCTCTACGACGTGCGCCCCGACGGCGTGGCCACCATCACCCTGAACCGCCCGGAGGTCTTCAACGCCTTCAACGACCCCATGAGCTACGAGCTGCAAGACGCCCTGAAGCAGGTGGCGCGCGATGCGGCCGTGCGGGCCGTGGTGCTTACGGGTGCCGGCCGCGCCTTCTGCTCGGGCCAGGACCTGAAGGCGGCGCAGGAAGCCGCGGCCGCCGAGGGCAAGCCCCGCTCCTTCTACGACTCGCTGCACCAGCGCTACAACCCCATCATCCGGGCCATGCGCGGACTGCCCAAGCCCATCATTGGGCGTCTCAATGGCGTGGCGGCGGGCGCCGGCTGCTCGCTGGCCCTGGCCTGTGATGCCATTGTGGCCAGCAGCGACGCCTCGCTGATTGAGGTGTTCATCAACATCGGGCTGGTGCCGGATTCGGGCTCGTCGTGGTTTTTGCCGCGGCTGGTGGGCACGCTTAAGGCGTTTGAGCTGTGCAGCCTGGGCTCAAAAGTGCCCGCCGACGAGGCGTTGCGGCTGGGCCTGGTAAACCAGGTGGTGGCGCCCGAGCAGCTGGATGAAGCCACTTACGCGCTGGCCGCCCGCTACGCCTCGGCACCTACCAAGTCCATCGGCCTCATCAAGCAAATGTTGAACAAGGCCGGTGCAGCCACCCTGGACGAGATGCTCGATTACGAAGCCCACTGCCAGCAGATTGCCGGTGAATCGGCCGACTATCAGGAAGGAGTGAAGGCTTTTAGTGAGAAGCGCAAGCCGGCATTCACCGGAAACTAA
- a CDS encoding DUF4142 domain-containing protein encodes MRLSLTVLPAVRRLLLGVAVLPLAVACSSNGSGGQDAEALNERKINEADITDKQEADAKFLVRAASNALLEVELGKLAQARATAPAVRAFGTDVVKSRLDLLAALRTLAAAKQLAVPSALGDDEQSAYHEASTQTGSQLDKRLMALLVKVQKQDEDAFDDMKDDAYDGDIRGLAAKYHAPLEEQLDAAKEAAEAAEKLP; translated from the coding sequence ATGCGCCTTTCACTGACTGTTTTGCCTGCCGTGCGGCGGCTGTTGCTGGGCGTGGCCGTGCTACCGCTGGCTGTGGCTTGCTCCTCCAACGGGAGCGGTGGCCAGGACGCCGAAGCCCTGAACGAGCGCAAAATCAACGAAGCCGACATCACCGACAAGCAGGAGGCCGACGCCAAATTCCTGGTGCGGGCCGCCAGCAACGCCCTGCTGGAAGTGGAGCTGGGCAAGCTGGCCCAGGCCCGGGCCACGGCGCCGGCCGTGCGTGCTTTCGGCACGGACGTGGTGAAGAGCCGGCTCGACCTGCTGGCGGCCCTGCGCACCCTGGCCGCGGCCAAGCAACTGGCCGTGCCTTCGGCGCTGGGCGACGACGAACAGAGCGCCTACCACGAAGCCAGTACCCAAACCGGCAGCCAGCTCGACAAGCGCCTGATGGCGCTGCTGGTGAAGGTCCAGAAGCAGGACGAGGATGCTTTTGATGACATGAAAGACGACGCTTACGACGGCGACATCCGCGGCCTGGCGGCGAAGTACCACGCCCCCCTTGAGGAGCAGCTGGATGCCGCCAAAGAAGCGGCCGAAGCGGCGGAAAAACTGCCGTAA